In Lepidochelys kempii isolate rLepKem1 chromosome 10, rLepKem1.hap2, whole genome shotgun sequence, a single window of DNA contains:
- the AQP9 gene encoding aquaporin-9 isoform X1: MPNKILKALGCGCVAQDVLSRGAMGGTVTVAVGFAMAVTMAVYVSGGVSGGHINPAVSLAMCATGRLKWTKLPFYILAQFLGAFVGAAAVFGIYYDAFMNYSGGELIVTGSNATAHIFATYPAPHLSLISGFADQVMSTALLVLIVFAIFDTKNMGVPKGLEPIAVGLLILLLTCSLGMNSGCAMNPARDLSPRIFTAIAGWGFEVFTAGNNWWWVPTVAPMMGGVIGAVTYIIFIEIHHSDTQLEEDTDMYEKYELTNMEKEERICDQHPVRI; encoded by the exons GCACTCGGATGTGGGTGTGTTGCCCAAGACGTCCTTAGCCGAGGGGCCATGGGCGGGACTGTAACAGTAGCCGTTGGATTTGCAATGGCAGTCACCATGGCAGTGTATGTATCCGGGGGCGTGTCTg GTGGTCACATAAACCCAGCTGTTTCATTAGCCATGTGTGCAACGGGAAGGTTGAAATGGACCAAATTACCTTTTTATATATTAGCACAATTCCTGGGAGCATTTGTTGGAGCAGCCGCTGTCTTTGGGATTTATTATG ATGCATTCATGAACTACAGTGGTGGAGAGCTTATAGTTACAGGATCTAATGCAACCGCACATATTTTTGCAACCTATCCAGCTCCACATCTGTCCCTGATAAGTGGATTTGCAGATCAA GTGATGTCAACAGCTCTTCTTGTTCTGATTGTCTTTGCTATTTTTGACACCAAAAATATGGGCGTACCAAAGGGCTTGGAACCAATTGCAGTTGGACTTCTTATCCTTCTGCTCACTTGTTCTTTGGGAATGAACAGTGGCTGTGCCATGAACCCAGCGAGGGACCTAAGTCCAAGGATTTTCACAGCTATAGCAGGATGGGGTTTTGAAGTATTCAC GGCTGGAAATAACTGGTGGTGGGTTCCTACGGTTGCACCTATGATGGGAGGAGTAATTGGAGCTGTTacctatattatttttattgaaattcaCCATTCAGATACACAGCTGGAAGAAGACACGGATATGTATGAGAAATATGAACTTACCAATATGGAGAAAGAAGAAAGAATTTGCGATCAGCACCCTGTTCGGATTTAA
- the AQP9 gene encoding aquaporin-9 isoform X2, whose translation MNSFYLMALGCGCVAQDVLSRGAMGGTVTVAVGFAMAVTMAVYVSGGVSGGHINPAVSLAMCATGRLKWTKLPFYILAQFLGAFVGAAAVFGIYYDAFMNYSGGELIVTGSNATAHIFATYPAPHLSLISGFADQVMSTALLVLIVFAIFDTKNMGVPKGLEPIAVGLLILLLTCSLGMNSGCAMNPARDLSPRIFTAIAGWGFEVFTAGNNWWWVPTVAPMMGGVIGAVTYIIFIEIHHSDTQLEEDTDMYEKYELTNMEKEERICDQHPVRI comes from the exons ATGAATTCCTTCTATTTAATG GCACTCGGATGTGGGTGTGTTGCCCAAGACGTCCTTAGCCGAGGGGCCATGGGCGGGACTGTAACAGTAGCCGTTGGATTTGCAATGGCAGTCACCATGGCAGTGTATGTATCCGGGGGCGTGTCTg GTGGTCACATAAACCCAGCTGTTTCATTAGCCATGTGTGCAACGGGAAGGTTGAAATGGACCAAATTACCTTTTTATATATTAGCACAATTCCTGGGAGCATTTGTTGGAGCAGCCGCTGTCTTTGGGATTTATTATG ATGCATTCATGAACTACAGTGGTGGAGAGCTTATAGTTACAGGATCTAATGCAACCGCACATATTTTTGCAACCTATCCAGCTCCACATCTGTCCCTGATAAGTGGATTTGCAGATCAA GTGATGTCAACAGCTCTTCTTGTTCTGATTGTCTTTGCTATTTTTGACACCAAAAATATGGGCGTACCAAAGGGCTTGGAACCAATTGCAGTTGGACTTCTTATCCTTCTGCTCACTTGTTCTTTGGGAATGAACAGTGGCTGTGCCATGAACCCAGCGAGGGACCTAAGTCCAAGGATTTTCACAGCTATAGCAGGATGGGGTTTTGAAGTATTCAC GGCTGGAAATAACTGGTGGTGGGTTCCTACGGTTGCACCTATGATGGGAGGAGTAATTGGAGCTGTTacctatattatttttattgaaattcaCCATTCAGATACACAGCTGGAAGAAGACACGGATATGTATGAGAAATATGAACTTACCAATATGGAGAAAGAAGAAAGAATTTGCGATCAGCACCCTGTTCGGATTTAA